One segment of Asterias rubens chromosome 2, eAstRub1.3, whole genome shotgun sequence DNA contains the following:
- the LOC117307225 gene encoding ER degradation-enhancing alpha-mannosidase-like protein 1, with protein sequence MLTLLRESEFTTMTCSACFTIFVLLFNVSVFLLSSGKQLNWFSAKTGQYDKRYGAFTEKERQQKLADVKKMFYFGYDNYMKHAFPLDELDPIHCRGRGPDHDNPSNLNINDVLGGYSLTLVDVLDTLAILGNGTEFKRAVSLVIDHVSFNHNNTVQVFESTIRVMGGLLSAHLLITDPYRPHGDLYPDNYDGELLQMAHDLAIRLLPAFQNTSTGIPHPRVCLYNGVPAQGVQEACTAGAGSLILEFGLLSQLVQDPIFEDVARTAIDALFIRRSNKTGLLGNVINIQTGEWVGIQSGLGAGADSFYEYLLKSFIMFGEEQDLRTFNEIYDNIKKHMRKGRASCTSGDGKVPLYVNVNMNDGRTLNSWIDALQAAFSGVQVLAGDIEEAICSHAIFYAIWRKYGAIPERFNWQTKQPDVLFYPLRPELVESTYLLYQATQNPFYLHVGSDILESLETYTKSTCGYATLHDVFTKTKEDRMESFFLSETCKYLFLLFDSDNHVNRAASKYIFSTEGHLLPISRKYRSKKLSKDFYNRRSMKTRIDNCEELPYNRSLSECSYIPSESRFKLPLDSVYLEQIDQLVGL encoded by the exons ATGCTGACGTTGCTCCGCGAATCAGAATTCACCACGATGACGTGCAGTGCCTGCTTCACAATCTTTGTCCTTCTCTTCAATGTTTCTGTTTTCCTCTTGTCCAGCGGCAAACAACTAAACTGGTTCTCTGCAAAGACGGGACAGTATGACAAAAGGTACGGAGCATTCACGGAGAAGGAGCGGCAGCAAAAGCTAGCAGATGTGAAGAAGATGTTTTATTTTGGATACGATAATTACATGAAGCATGCTTTTCCACTGGACGAGCTGGATCCAATTCATTGTAGGGGTCGAGGCCCTGACCACGATAACCC GTCAAACCTGAACATCAATGACGTTCTAGGAGGCTATTCACTGACACTGGTTGATGTTCTAGACACACTTGCT ATTTTGGGTAACGGTACAGAATTCAAGAGAGCCGTTAGCCTCGTGATTGATCATGTATCTTTCAATCACAATAATACTGTGCAAGTATTTGAATCAACAATAAG AGTAATGGGAGGTCTGCTCTCAGCTCATTTGCTCATCACTGACCCGTATCGACCTCATGGTGACCTTTACCCTGATAACTACGATGGAGAGCTACTACAAATGGCACATGATCTCGCCATAAGGTTGTTACCTGCCTTTCAAAACACATCAACTGGGATTCCTCACCCCAGG GTTTGCCTCTATAATGGCGTTCCTGCTCAAGGTGTGCAAGAGGCATGCACAGCGGGAGCAGGATCTCTCATCCTTGAGTTTGGACTCTTGAGTCAACTGGTCCAAGATCCAATCTTTGAAGATGTGGCTAGGACGGCCATTGATGCACTCTTTATAAGACGTTCCAACAAGACGGGCCTACTAG GAAATGTGATTAATATTCAGACTGGTGAATGGGTTGGAATCCAGAGTGGTCTAGGAGCTGGAGCGGATTCTTTCTATGAGTATCTGTTAAAG TCATTTATAATGTTTGGAGAGGAACAAGACTTACGAACATTTAATGAAATTTATGACAACATCAAAAAGCACATGAGGAAGGG GAGAGCTTCATGTACCAGCGGTGACGGTAAAGTTCCTCTTTATGTCAATGTTAATATGAATGATGGTCGGACATTGAACTCCTGGATTGATGCACTACAAGCGGCTTTTTCAGGGGTTCAG GTGCTCGCTGGTGACATAGAGGAAGCCATTTGCTCACATGCCATTTTCTATGCCATATGGAGGAAGTACGGCGCCATACCGGAACGGTTTAACTGGCAGACGAAGCAGCCAGATGTCCTATTCTATCCACTCAGACCGGAACTTGTTGAATCCACATATTTGTTATATCAG GCGACACAGAACCCATTCTATCTACATGTCGGAAGTGACATCTTAGAAAGCTTGGAAACGTACACAAAATCAAC CTGCGGTTATGCAACCCTTCATGATGTCTTCACTAAAACCAAGGAAGATCGAATGGAGAGTTTCTTCCTCAGCGAGacatgtaaatatttgtttctg TTGTTTGACAGCGACAATCACGTGAACCGAGCTGCTTCTAAGTACATCTTTAGCACTGAAGGACATCTACTACCGATCTCAAGAAAGTATCGCTCCAAAAAACTAAGCAAAGATTTCTATAATAGACGATCAATGAAAACGAGGATCGACAACTGTGAAGAGCTTCCTTATAATAGATCATTATCAGAG TGTTCCTATATCCCCAGTGAAAGCAGGTTTAAATTACCGTTAGACAGTGTGTACCTGGAACAGATAGATCAACTGGTTGGATTATGA